DNA from Platichthys flesus chromosome 20, fPlaFle2.1, whole genome shotgun sequence:
GGTCTGTTTGTCCTCTTTTAGCAAGTTGCAGGAGGTAAATGGCAGCAAGGTACAGGTTCTCTGGATCCTGTTCCTTGGCTTTTCTCAGCTTCTCCATGATGTCTGCCTCGAcccctgtttttctttgtttggacATGTAAACTAACAATAACACGTAGCTGGTCTGCCACTCCACCATATCCGGCTGCATCCGGATGGCTCTCTGGAAGTTTTCAGCCGCCAGAAGATTCTGTTCTCTGCTGAACTTCATCAGAGTCCAGGCTTTTTCAGCGCAGATCTCCGGGTGCAGCTCGTCCTGTGATGGATCCTCAGTCATCAAGCCGTCGATCTTTGACAGACAAGCCAGACTCTCTTCTATTTCTCCCTGATGGTGGTGCAGCCAGGCCTGGTTCCCGTAGGTCACCACCAGCCAGGgaccctcctctgctcctctcatctTCCTGAAGGCCTCCGCTGCTTTGCTGAAGAAACTCCTGGCTTCTTCAATGGACCCCAGCTGGAAGTGGATGTACCCCTGCAGGTTGTAAATGTGTCCCAGCCACTTGCATCCTTCCTCTGTGCCGATGTCCTGCAGCCAGTCCTTGATACTCAGAAGTGTCTTCCTACCGGGCGCAAGTTTCCAGGTGAAGTGGCACTGCAGCGCCACCAGTCTGCCCTCCAGGGTTATTTCACTCTGAGCACTGATGGAGATTAattataaacattaaaacacatcatcagtggGTTGATAGAAAATGTTTTGACAAAAGGATTCATTGATCAGTAAAATAACAATGACTCAAGATCCTGATAttactttaattatatttatcttAATGAATTTCATGTCTCAGTTGTTTTTAGTGCTGCCTTGTGTGACTTCTGTAATCTGGCTTTTGAGAagtcctcaaaaaaaaaaaaaaaactgacaggCATGCGTAACCTGCGCCACAGACAATGTTGGCCGGCCACTGACTGTAACCAGCCAGGCAGCACACCCACCACCTACTCAACCTTTGATAAATATCAGACCCTGGGCTGATGTCAGTATTAGAGAgtaatacatttacaaaatcgaaacatcaattacagctgacatacatttaaaaatgattctTAAGAGGATGTTATCAAACCATTTTGACAAAGTTTAACCATGAACTTTATTATAAAGAAttagaaataaaaggaaaactcAAATGAAACCGAATGGATAGAACTTTCAAATCTTTTCAGCACCATTTATCGTGTGAAATAAAAGTTGTCATATCAACATgatcacagacacagatatgTCTGTGAATGTCAGTGCTGCTTAAAttcacattatttttattaataaggCCAATACACAAGATGATGTGAtgaaacaaacactgtcacTGACTTGAAGGATCATTAATGTTCATGAAGTatcatgaatgaaataaactcaCCTCATCTCGTCTCCTCTgactctgcagctgtgtgaacGTCTGACTTCTGAGCGGCGTTATATGGAGCTCATGAGGTGACGCGACGCGAGCTGAGGCAAACCTTCACTTTCAGACACTtaacttttatttgtgtgtagaaactgactctcacacacacacacacacacacacacacgcacacagaaacgtaactttcatttgtctgtaaaagaaagaaagatcaaCCTGCTAataacctgggtgtgacacttgACAGTCAACTCTCCCTCACTGCCAAGATTACTGCAACAGCACATTCCTGTAGATCAGGATCTGCAACCGCCTATGCTCCTGGCATAGGCGATTGCAGAGAGGGCGCCACAAGAGGCTGATTAATCATGACATGATACATACTTTAACCAATGCAGTAATATCACACCATCGTCCTCTAACCCCGCGGACACAACAAAGGCAGAAGCACCGCAAAGTGCCTCGAAAAGCTTTGCGCCTCCTTTCCACGCCCCTGTCAATCAATCGGCCGTTCACACatttttctccttaacacctacctttacatcttcaaacatccaccgtgttgcaacaaataaaacaccagcacttgaatgCAATTCggtgctgtccctgtctacattgtgtactgttcgttttgttaggaaccattgcctaaCAGAGCCTTcttcattatttgtgtgtgtgagggaccGAGCAGGAAGACCAGAGAGCCACAGAGTTTTTTTgaacaaaaagttgttttttaatatagttTCCATTAACAAGAGGGGAAAAAGGTAAATTTCACAACTGGTAAAAAGGTAAATTACTCCAACTAGCCTCAAGTAGTAGCTGGAGACCAGTCAACAGCATcacaactaaaaaaaaaactccctctcAACTGAGAGATGGGAACATATATAGAGGCTGGGCAAGCCACTCAAAACAAAGAGGGGGATACACATAGACATACtaacattgaaaacaaactacAGCCACAACATAACATCCCAGTATTAAACCATATAATATTAACTAAGggaaatgaattaaatataaatatcaagcAATAATTAAAGATTTAACAATTACAAATCGGGATAAGGCAACAATGTCCTTCCCCATGATGGCACGAGACATGGTGCAGTCCAATTAGGATTCAAAACTATTTAAGGTGGTCTGCTGCAGCTAGGCCTCCTTTTGCTGAATGGCCAGATGACTCCAGCAACAACCCCCAGGAACTGGTAactcaaagaaaacataaattagttatcacagacagaaaatatgcaacaaataaaagtatGTTGTATAGTTCAAAATGTGTCCagttattttataaatgaagtCGGTGCGTGTGCAAAAAGAAACAACTTGCGTCCTTCCTCTGTGCCGATGTCCTGCAGCATGTCCTTGATTCTCAAAAGTTTGTTCCTGCCGGGCTCCAGATCCCAGGTGAAGTGGCACTGCAGCGCCCCCAGTCTTCCCTCCAGGGTTATTTCACTCTGAGCACTGATGGGAGATTAATTATAAACATTAAATCACATCATCAGTGTGTTGATATAAAATGTTCATTCATCAGTAAAATAACAATGACTCAAGATCCTGATTtactttaatta
Protein-coding regions in this window:
- the LOC133976058 gene encoding interferon-induced protein with tetratricopeptide repeats 2-like translates to MSAQSEITLEGRLVALQCHFTWKLAPGRKTLLSIKDWLQDIGTEEGCKWLGHIYNLQGYIHFQLGSIEEARSFFSKAAEAFRKMRGAEEGPWLVVTYGNQAWLHHHQGEIEESLACLSKIDGLMTEDPSQDELHPEICAEKAWTLMKFSREQNLLAAENFQRAIRMQPDMVEWQTSYVLLLVYMSKQRKTGVEADIMEKLRKAKEQDPENLYLAAIYLLQLAKRGQTDQSGAQELATKVLRNPVSSYSGIKPLMLFYRSFISLDEAVALAEEALKLHPEERYLKRCVALSYKWKIWEKDSRPSPSLIEKGIRAHEELHSLYPDYSFMKRLDLAYFYARSENTKANSEKFFQQLLVEDLEPAEQQALFNIYAKYMYFIQRQPKISIQYHMKAAEIPIKSFFQRNSIMLLERIRHREGNQEVDSFLSSLKESQK